A single genomic interval of Alteromonas sp. BL110 harbors:
- a CDS encoding helix-turn-helix domain-containing protein, which yields MIKSTNHQSYQKLIAWLKKSRLDRGLTVRQLGELLNEPFQFVSKVEKGQRNLSVHEYVQYCEALGIDACIGLKVFSR from the coding sequence ATGATAAAATCAACAAACCATCAGAGTTACCAGAAGCTGATTGCTTGGCTTAAAAAGTCCCGTCTCGATCGAGGACTAACCGTTAGGCAGCTTGGTGAGTTGTTGAACGAACCTTTTCAGTTTGTGAGTAAAGTGGAGAAGGGACAGAGAAATTTGTCAGTACATGAGTATGTGCAGTATTGTGAGGCATTGGGTATTGACGCGTGTATAGGATTAAAAGTTTTTAGTCGGTAA